A window from Zingiber officinale cultivar Zhangliang unplaced genomic scaffold, Zo_v1.1 ctg30, whole genome shotgun sequence encodes these proteins:
- the LOC122037360 gene encoding UDP-glycosyltransferase 83A1-like gives MTDNYIQQLALGLEVTDRPFLWVVQPDLAVDSADASSDDFKDRVRNRGMMVAWAPQQKVLTHPSVGCFVSHCGWNSTLEGVRNGKLFLCWPYFADQFLNHSYICGHWKVGLILMSDESGIVKHEQLKSKVEELLGDAEMSARASSLKEKAQRNTDQGGGFIPQSQERWRAPPTQLPFSDIIPWRLADIMMRARATGLMKLKNAEIEAAAAKEMASIGLTLVGSHEGESEAA, from the exons atgac ggataattatatccaacaactCGCCCTCGGGTTGGAGGTGACTGACCGACCGTTCCTGTGGGTGGTCCAGCCCGATCTCGCCGTCGACTCTGCCGATGCCAGTTCGGATGACTTCAAGGACCGCGTCAGAAACAGAGGGATGATGGTGGCTTGGGCGCCGCAGCAGAAGGTGCTGACCCACCCTTCCGTCGGTTGCTTTGTGTCTCATTGTGGCTGGAACTCCACCCTGGAAGGCGTCAGGAACGGGAAGCTCTTCCTTTGCTGGCCATACTTCGCAGACCAGTTTTTGAACCATAGCTACATTTGCGGCCATTGGAAGGTGGGTCTCATCTTGATGTCTGACGAGAGTGGGATCGTTAAACATGAACAGCTCAAATCCAAGGTGGAAGAGCTGCTAGGGGATGCCGAGATGAGTGCAAGAGCATCGTCGTTGAAGGAGAAAGCTCAAAGGAATACCGACCAAGGAGGGGGGTTCATTCCACAATCTCAAGAG CGATGGCGAGCTCCTCCGACCCAGCTCCCGTTCTCTGATATAATACCATGGAGACTCG ccgacatcatgatgcGCGCTCGGGCAACTGGTCTGATGAAGCTGAAGAACGCTGAGATAGAGGCGGCAGCAGCAAAAGAGATGGCAAGCATCGGTTTGACTCTCGTCGGCTCTCATGAGGGCGAGAGCGAGGCAGCGTAA